In Candidatus Devosia phytovorans, the DNA window AGTAGGGATTGAGTGCGGCCTGGGCGATCGACAGGTGGAACATGAAATCGGCATCCGCCCGGTGCGCCTGCCGGTTGGTCGCATCCTGCAGCAGGTTCAATGCCGTCTTGATCTTGCCGAGCGCCTCGGGTGTGCGGCGTTGCGCGGCCATGGCCGCCGCCTCTGGCTCGATGGTCAGGCGGAAATCGTAGCAATGCTGCAGGTCGGAGAGATTTTCCATCTGCCCGAAGCCGAGCGGCTCGCGAATGCCCTGTTCGCGCACGAAGGAACCGGCGCCCCGGCGGGAATAGATCAGGCCCTGGTCGCGCAGGCGCTGCAGGGCGTCGCGGATGATCGGGCGGGAGACCTGGAATTCTGCGGCCAGGGCATGTTCGGTCGGCAGGCGCTCGTCGACGGCATAGGCGCCGGACTTGATGGCGCGCTGGATACGCTCGAAGACAGTTTCTGACAGGCTGCGCCGCCCAGTGGGACTATCCGACATGATGCTGCACTGGGCTCCCGATCGTGCGATAGGCAGCGGTCAGCCGGGTCAGGGCCTCCCGGTCACCAAAGCCACCTGACTTTGTAATCACAGTGTAGCCCCCGGCCCGCGCCAAAGGCAGGCCCGGCTGGGCTTCTCCCACAAGTTCGAGCACCCTGATGCCAAGCTGACCGAGGATGACCTGTGCCGTCGCGCCACCGGAAAAGATCAACAGTGACCCAGGCGCTGGCGACAGGCGTGCGAGAGATTGCCCCAGCGCCATGCCGACGGCCACGCCATCGGCCGGCGCATCGCCCGGCACGGCCTGAATGACCGTCAGCCGACCGGGATACGGCAGCACACCGTCTGGTGCCGTGCCGTTTGGGGCCGGAATATAGACAAGATCGGGATTGCTCTCGCGCAGGTGCTGCAACTGGCGGAGGGTGATCGGATCGGTTGAGCCGATGACGCAATAGACATTGGCCTGGGGCAGCGAGAGGTCGGGAAGAACCGCATCGGGCGCCATCATCTTCGCCAGAGCCTCAGCCAGGCTGCGCGCGCCGATCAACAGGTCGACGTCTTGCGACAAGGCGCGCTCGATATCGGTCTGGTCTTCGATGTCCGGGATCGCGGCGACGTCAGCATGCGCACCCAGCCGCTCGGCAATGGCGATCGGCTCGGCAACACCAAAGCCGCCCAGCCTGCCATCACGCATCCAGCGCCCAAAGGCCGGAATGGCGGGCACGACAAGGCTGCG includes these proteins:
- a CDS encoding FadR/GntR family transcriptional regulator, whose translation is MSDSPTGRRSLSETVFERIQRAIKSGAYAVDERLPTEHALAAEFQVSRPIIRDALQRLRDQGLIYSRRGAGSFVREQGIREPLGFGQMENLSDLQHCYDFRLTIEPEAAAMAAQRRTPEALGKIKTALNLLQDATNRQAHRADADFMFHLSIAQAALNPYFVTAMQALEEHIAVGMRLHGLSLKSTQGGLKHVFVEHTAVFEAIRDGNAETAQRLMREHLTGSRNRLFSTDTAH
- a CDS encoding four-carbon acid sugar kinase family protein, producing MPERAIIADDLTGALDAAAPFAMRGISTAVALDVHALPEAIATGARVIGVSTDSREIAPDAAREAVRLAVAQLPEGTQLFKKVDSRLKGNIAAELDAMPHERSLVVPAIPAFGRWMRDGRLGGFGVAEPIAIAERLGAHADVAAIPDIEDQTDIERALSQDVDLLIGARSLAEALAKMMAPDAVLPDLSLPQANVYCVIGSTDPITLRQLQHLRESNPDLVYIPAPNGTAPDGVLPYPGRLTVIQAVPGDAPADGVAVGMALGQSLARLSPAPGSLLIFSGGATAQVILGQLGIRVLELVGEAQPGLPLARAGGYTVITKSGGFGDREALTRLTAAYRTIGSPVQHHVG